Proteins from one Aureimonas sp. SA4125 genomic window:
- the parE gene encoding DNA topoisomerase IV subunit B, translated as MSDDLFSGGAAAKVRTVRSPARPKAVDALSAAKAAAPGSAEASYTAADIEVLEGLEPVRRRPGMYIGGTDEKAMHHLFAEVIDNAMDEAVAGHANFIEVSLEADGYLAVTDNGRGIPVDPHPKYTNRSALEVIMTTLHAGGKFDSKVYETSGGLHGVGVSVVNALSSRLEVEVARNRKLYRQVYERGHAVGPLEEVGEVHNRRGTKVRFLPDTQIFGANAAFDPARLLQMARSKAYLFGGVEIRWACDPALLPADGKTPARATFHFPGGLKDYLEGSLGDEQRVTSQTFAGRTEKVSGHGAVEWAVSWTGGDGFVRSYCNTIPTPEGGTHEAGLRSVLTRGLKAFAEVSGNKKAAAVIADDVMISASAMLSIFIREPEFVGQTKDRLATAEAQRIVESSIRDSFDIWLASSPQDAARLIDWVVDRADERLRRRQEKEVNRKSATRKLRLPGKLADCSQSGAAGAELFIVEGDSAGGSAKQARDRARQAILPLRGKILNVASAGREKLSANQQISDLIQALGCGTRARYREEDLRYERVIIMTDADVDGAHIASLLITFFYQEMHDLIRQGHLFLAVPPLYRLAQGGKVAYARDDKDRERLMAREFKGKGKVEVSRFKGLGEMLPSQLKETTMDPRKRTLLQVAIDETPESGTAGAVDALMGNRPDARFRFIQDRAAFAVDLDV; from the coding sequence ATGAGCGATGATCTCTTCTCCGGAGGCGCGGCCGCCAAGGTGCGCACTGTCAGGTCCCCGGCCCGGCCAAAGGCGGTCGACGCGCTGTCGGCGGCGAAGGCTGCGGCGCCGGGATCGGCGGAGGCGAGCTACACCGCGGCCGACATCGAGGTGCTGGAGGGCCTGGAGCCGGTGCGCCGTCGGCCCGGCATGTATATCGGCGGAACCGATGAGAAGGCGATGCACCACCTCTTCGCCGAGGTGATCGACAACGCCATGGACGAGGCCGTCGCCGGCCACGCGAATTTCATCGAGGTCTCGCTGGAGGCCGACGGCTATCTCGCCGTCACCGACAACGGCCGCGGCATCCCGGTCGACCCGCATCCGAAATACACCAACCGCTCGGCGCTGGAGGTCATCATGACCACGCTGCATGCCGGCGGAAAGTTCGATTCAAAGGTCTACGAGACCTCCGGCGGGCTGCACGGCGTCGGCGTCTCGGTCGTCAACGCATTGTCGTCGCGGCTCGAAGTGGAAGTCGCGCGCAACCGCAAGCTCTACCGCCAGGTCTACGAGCGCGGTCATGCCGTCGGTCCGCTGGAGGAAGTCGGCGAGGTCCACAATCGCCGCGGCACGAAGGTGCGCTTCCTGCCGGACACGCAGATCTTCGGCGCGAACGCCGCCTTCGACCCGGCGCGTCTCCTGCAGATGGCGCGGTCCAAGGCCTATCTCTTCGGCGGCGTCGAAATCCGCTGGGCCTGCGATCCCGCGCTCCTGCCCGCCGACGGCAAGACGCCGGCGCGCGCGACATTCCACTTTCCCGGCGGCCTCAAGGACTATCTCGAAGGCTCTCTCGGTGACGAGCAGCGCGTCACCAGCCAGACCTTTGCCGGCCGGACCGAGAAGGTCTCCGGCCACGGCGCGGTCGAATGGGCTGTCAGCTGGACGGGCGGCGACGGTTTCGTCCGCTCCTACTGCAACACCATCCCGACGCCTGAAGGCGGCACGCACGAAGCCGGCCTGCGTTCGGTCCTGACGCGCGGGCTGAAGGCGTTTGCGGAAGTCTCCGGCAACAAGAAGGCCGCCGCCGTCATCGCCGACGACGTGATGATCTCGGCCTCGGCCATGCTGTCGATCTTCATCCGCGAGCCGGAATTCGTCGGGCAGACCAAGGACCGCCTTGCCACCGCCGAGGCGCAGCGCATCGTCGAGAGCTCGATCCGCGACAGCTTCGACATCTGGCTCGCCTCCTCGCCGCAGGATGCGGCAAGGCTGATCGACTGGGTTGTCGACCGCGCCGACGAGCGGCTGCGGCGGCGCCAGGAAAAGGAAGTCAACCGCAAGAGCGCGACGCGCAAGCTCCGCCTGCCCGGCAAGCTCGCCGACTGCTCGCAGAGCGGCGCGGCAGGCGCGGAACTCTTCATCGTCGAAGGCGATTCCGCTGGCGGCTCGGCCAAGCAGGCGCGGGACCGCGCCCGCCAGGCGATCCTGCCGCTGCGCGGCAAGATCCTCAATGTCGCCAGCGCCGGTCGCGAAAAGCTCAGCGCCAACCAGCAGATCTCCGATCTCATCCAGGCGCTCGGCTGTGGCACCCGCGCGCGCTACCGCGAAGAAGACCTGCGCTATGAGCGCGTGATCATCATGACCGACGCCGATGTCGACGGCGCCCATATCGCCTCGCTGCTCATCACCTTCTTCTACCAGGAAATGCACGACCTCATCCGCCAGGGCCACCTCTTCCTCGCCGTTCCGCCGCTGTACCGGCTCGCGCAGGGCGGGAAAGTGGCCTATGCCCGCGACGACAAGGACCGCGAACGGCTGATGGCGCGGGAGTTCAAGGGCAAGGGCAAGGTCGAGGTCAGCCGCTTCAAGGGTCTTGGCGAAATGCTGCCCTCGCAGCTGAAGGAAACGACGATGGATCCGAGGAAGCGCACGCTCCTGCAGGTGGCCATCGACGAGACGCCGGAATCGGGAACCGCCGGGGCGGTCGACGCGCTGATGGGCAACCGGCCCGATGCCCGCTTCCGCTTCATCCAGGATCGGGCGGCCTTCGCTGTCGATCTCGACGTGTGA
- a CDS encoding alpha/beta hydrolase — translation MAVMLLSRAVLAFAALAFLADQAPAAPAQLAPFKDALFAYPPLTAISDDGDLIDVDYSELRDINGRDEIPERRVKPSYVDLAPLARQEESVVSTPAGPLKIVTVGDTKSPGSIVLFIHGRNGDRRLGMNDRTFGGNFNRLKNLMLRSGGLYLTADAGGFGSVDRTRIGTLLETHRRDHPAATIVLACASMGGEFCWDLAGDAGVIDAIDGLVMLSANTPPSKLASLRKAAGTRRIPLLLAHGTRDKVFAWDSAKAVYTALRAEKYPVRFVSFEAGNHGTPIRMIDWRDSLNWIFSRTTR, via the coding sequence ATGGCCGTAATGCTTCTCTCCCGCGCCGTCCTCGCCTTCGCCGCACTGGCGTTTCTGGCGGACCAAGCGCCTGCCGCGCCGGCGCAGCTTGCACCTTTCAAGGACGCGCTCTTCGCCTATCCGCCGCTGACCGCCATCAGCGACGACGGCGACCTCATCGACGTCGACTACTCCGAGCTTCGCGACATCAACGGCCGCGACGAGATCCCGGAGCGACGGGTGAAGCCCTCCTATGTCGACCTTGCGCCGCTCGCGCGCCAGGAAGAGTCCGTCGTATCGACACCGGCCGGGCCATTGAAGATCGTGACCGTCGGCGACACAAAGTCGCCCGGCAGCATCGTCCTCTTCATCCACGGCCGGAACGGCGACCGACGGCTGGGCATGAACGACCGCACCTTCGGCGGCAATTTCAACCGGCTGAAAAACCTGATGCTTCGCTCCGGCGGCCTCTATCTCACGGCCGATGCGGGCGGCTTCGGGAGCGTGGACCGCACCAGGATCGGAACGCTCCTCGAAACGCATCGGCGGGATCACCCGGCGGCCACGATCGTTCTCGCCTGCGCCTCGATGGGCGGCGAGTTCTGCTGGGACCTCGCAGGCGACGCCGGCGTCATCGATGCGATCGACGGACTGGTGATGCTCAGCGCCAACACGCCGCCGTCAAAGCTTGCGTCCCTGCGCAAAGCTGCCGGGACCCGCCGCATCCCGCTTCTTCTGGCGCACGGCACGCGCGACAAGGTGTTTGCCTGGGACAGCGCCAAGGCCGTCTATACCGCGCTGCGCGCGGAAAAATATCCCGTCCGTTTCGTATCGTTCGAGGCCGGCAACCACGGGACACCCATCCGGATGATCGACTGGCGTGACAGTCTGAACTGGATTTTCAGCCGGACGACCAGATAG
- a CDS encoding type 1 glutamine amidotransferase domain-containing protein codes for MKILMVLTSHDKLGETGKKTGFWLEELAAPYYVLKDAGAEITLASPLGGQPPLDPSSADESALTDATRRFDADADAKAQLATTHKLADVDVQAFDAVFYPGGHGPLWDLANSATSRTLIEAAIAAGKPVALVCHAPGILRDVTKADGTPLVSGKKVTGFANSEEAAVGLTDIVPFLVEDMLKERGGTYSKTDDWGVHVLTDGLLITGQNPASSGPAAEELLKALG; via the coding sequence ATGAAAATTCTGATGGTTCTGACCTCGCACGACAAACTGGGCGAAACCGGCAAGAAGACCGGCTTCTGGCTCGAGGAACTCGCAGCCCCCTACTACGTGCTGAAGGATGCCGGCGCCGAGATCACCCTGGCGTCGCCCCTCGGCGGACAGCCGCCGCTTGACCCGAGCAGCGCCGACGAAAGCGCCCTGACCGACGCTACCAGAAGGTTTGACGCCGACGCCGACGCCAAGGCGCAACTCGCCACGACCCACAAACTCGCAGATGTCGACGTGCAGGCATTCGACGCCGTCTTCTATCCCGGCGGCCATGGTCCGCTCTGGGATCTGGCGAACAGCGCGACCTCGCGGACCCTCATCGAGGCGGCGATCGCCGCGGGCAAGCCCGTCGCCCTCGTCTGCCACGCCCCCGGAATCTTGCGCGACGTCACCAAGGCGGATGGCACGCCCCTGGTCAGCGGCAAGAAGGTGACCGGCTTTGCCAACAGCGAAGAGGCGGCCGTCGGCCTCACCGACATCGTGCCCTTCCTCGTCGAGGACATGCTGAAGGAACGCGGCGGCACCTATTCCAAGACAGATGATTGGGGTGTGCACGTCCTCACCGACGGTCTGCTGATCACCGGCCAGAACCCGGCGTCATCGGGACCCGCGGCCGAGGAACTGCTCAAGGCGCTTGGCTAA
- a CDS encoding cation diffusion facilitator family transporter — protein sequence MTAQHSKDGGSKTVIAALAANLGIAVTKFGAAFYTGSSSMLAEGIHSLVDTANQGFLLLGISRAKKPADAEHPFGHGVEIYFWSFIVAILIFALGAGFSIYEGVQRLMEPSHAVEAPLVALGVLAASLAMEGYSLSVAFGEFSAMRDPSATNGFFADVRAMKDPTIFVVLFEDTAACIGILIAAAGIAAAWITGIAEFDAIGSIVIGVVLAVTAVLLVSETKGLLIGEAASPAMVETIRDRVSQRPEIVSVNEIRTLHLGPRDVLLTMSCDFQDDILSQDIEAAVSDIEQRVKHAFPIVRRLYIEVQSKDAHRRALADEEALA from the coding sequence ATGACCGCACAACACTCCAAGGACGGCGGCAGCAAGACTGTCATCGCCGCCCTCGCCGCCAATCTCGGCATCGCCGTGACGAAATTCGGCGCGGCGTTCTACACGGGTTCCTCGAGCATGCTGGCGGAAGGCATCCATTCGCTCGTCGACACCGCGAACCAGGGCTTTCTCCTTCTCGGCATCAGCCGCGCAAAGAAACCCGCCGATGCCGAGCATCCTTTCGGCCATGGCGTCGAGATCTATTTCTGGTCCTTTATCGTGGCCATCCTGATTTTTGCGCTCGGGGCCGGCTTTTCCATCTACGAGGGCGTCCAGCGGCTGATGGAGCCGAGCCATGCCGTCGAGGCGCCGCTGGTTGCGCTTGGCGTGCTTGCCGCGTCGCTGGCGATGGAGGGCTATTCCCTCTCGGTGGCCTTCGGCGAGTTCAGCGCGATGCGCGATCCTTCTGCCACCAACGGCTTCTTTGCCGACGTCAGGGCGATGAAGGATCCGACGATTTTCGTCGTCCTTTTCGAGGATACGGCCGCCTGCATCGGCATTCTCATCGCCGCGGCGGGGATTGCGGCTGCCTGGATCACGGGCATAGCGGAGTTCGACGCCATCGGCTCGATCGTCATCGGCGTGGTCCTGGCCGTCACCGCGGTCTTGCTCGTCAGCGAGACGAAGGGGCTCCTGATCGGCGAGGCCGCCTCGCCTGCCATGGTCGAGACCATCAGGGACCGCGTGTCGCAACGCCCCGAGATCGTTTCCGTCAACGAGATCCGCACGCTCCATCTCGGGCCCCGCGACGTGCTCCTGACCATGAGCTGCGATTTCCAGGACGACATTCTCTCGCAGGATATCGAGGCCGCGGTGAGCGACATCGAACAGCGGGTGAAACATGCCTTCCCGATCGTCCGACGACTCTACATCGAGGTGCAATCGAAAGATGCCCACCGGCGAGCCCTCGCCGACGAGGAGGCTCTCGCCTGA
- a CDS encoding MarC family protein has product MIELLVNGFVTLFVILDPLGLLPLFLTLTRGASAAKRRRIALKASLIAAGILLVFALFGLAILSGLGITLGAFRVAGGLFLFWIGFELVFEKRKERHERSATIAVEDRDEGEEDVAAFPLAIPLIAGPGAISATILLSGSLPTLAGQTGLVLVIVAALGINFGILALAHRVDHFLGRTGRAIISRLLGVLLAALAVQFVADGAAELARTTQATTPSSAPEAAGAPSG; this is encoded by the coding sequence ATGATCGAACTTCTCGTCAACGGCTTCGTGACGCTGTTCGTCATCCTCGACCCGCTTGGTCTCCTGCCCCTCTTCCTGACGCTGACGCGGGGCGCCTCTGCGGCGAAGCGGCGCCGGATCGCGCTGAAGGCGAGCCTCATCGCCGCGGGCATCCTTCTCGTCTTCGCCCTCTTCGGCCTCGCCATCCTGTCCGGTCTCGGCATCACGCTCGGTGCCTTCCGCGTCGCCGGCGGCCTGTTCCTGTTCTGGATCGGCTTCGAGCTCGTCTTCGAAAAGCGCAAGGAGCGGCATGAGCGGAGCGCCACCATCGCCGTCGAGGATCGTGACGAGGGCGAGGAGGACGTGGCCGCCTTTCCCCTCGCCATTCCGCTGATCGCGGGGCCCGGCGCGATCTCGGCGACGATCCTTCTGTCGGGCTCGCTGCCGACGCTGGCCGGCCAGACCGGGCTCGTGCTCGTCATCGTCGCCGCGCTCGGGATCAATTTCGGCATTCTGGCGTTGGCGCACCGCGTCGATCACTTTCTCGGACGCACCGGGCGCGCGATCATCTCGCGCCTGCTCGGCGTGCTGCTGGCGGCCCTGGCCGTCCAGTTCGTCGCCGACGGGGCGGCCGAACTGGCCCGGACGACGCAAGCGACGACCCCATCATCCGCTCCCGAAGCCGCGGGGGCTCCAAGCGGATGA
- the gyrA gene encoding DNA gyrase subunit A: MADDEIDIIPPERPRGIDTISIVEEMQRSYLDYAMSVIVSRALPDVRDGLKPVHRRVLYAMHEMGLVWNRPFRKSAGVVGEVMGKFHPHGDLSIYDALVRMAQPWSLRAPLINGQGNFGSIDGDPPAAMRYTEARLQKVSDSLLADIDKETVNFQENYDGREMEPVVLPARFPNLLANGSGGIAVGMATNIPPHNLGEIIDGTIAMIDNPAITLDELMEFIPGPDFPTGALVLGKAGIYSAYATGRGSILMRGKVHIEQIRGEREAIIVTEVPYQVNKASMIEKMAELVRDKRIEGISDIRDESDREGYRVVVELKRDATTDVILNQLYRFTPLQTSFGANMVALNGGKPEQMTLVDMLQAFVAFREEVINRRTRFLLRKARERAHVLVGLAIAVANIDEIIKLIRQAPDPQTAREQLMERHWEAKDVAPLIRLIDDPRHRISEAGTYRLSEIQARAILDLRLQRLTALGRDEIADELNKIGEEIKEYLDILSSRTRIRDIIKDELREVRDEFATPRRTELTEGAADMDDEDLIPREDMVVTVSHGGYIKRVPLATYRAQRRGGKGRSGMTLKGEEDSVTRLFVANTHTPILFFSSRGIVYKEKVWRLPLATPQSKGKALINLLPLEKEERITSIMPLPNDEAQAAELNVVFATTRGTVRRNKLSDFTQVNRNGKIAMKLDDAGDEILAVATCSEDDDILLTANSGLCIRFPVTDVRVFAGRNSVGVRGMALPNGDKLISMAILRHVDATPAERTTYLKMRRAVEGESAAVEGAEEEIVEETAEEVSLTPERYGFLSANEEFVLTLSEFGYGKRSSSYDFRTIGRGGKGIRATDTARAAEIGPLIAGFPVEPGDQILLVTDRGQLIRVPVEGIRVAGRATKGVTIFKTAEGERVVSVERIPDQGPEDADGVAEGDGPDTGPAALPGDEPIGEAPTEPNEE, encoded by the coding sequence TTGGCAGACGACGAGATCGACATCATCCCTCCGGAGCGCCCGCGCGGCATCGATACCATCTCCATCGTCGAGGAAATGCAGCGGTCCTATCTCGACTACGCGATGAGCGTGATCGTCAGTCGCGCGCTGCCCGACGTGCGCGACGGGCTGAAGCCGGTGCACCGGCGCGTGCTCTACGCCATGCACGAGATGGGCCTCGTCTGGAACCGGCCTTTCCGCAAGTCCGCCGGCGTCGTCGGCGAGGTCATGGGCAAGTTCCATCCGCACGGCGATCTGTCGATCTACGACGCCCTCGTGCGCATGGCGCAGCCCTGGTCGCTGCGCGCCCCGCTGATCAACGGGCAGGGCAATTTCGGCTCGATCGACGGCGATCCGCCGGCGGCCATGCGCTACACCGAGGCACGGCTCCAGAAGGTGTCGGACTCGCTGCTCGCCGACATCGACAAGGAAACCGTCAACTTCCAGGAAAACTACGACGGACGCGAAATGGAGCCGGTCGTCCTGCCGGCCCGTTTCCCGAACCTTCTGGCCAACGGCTCGGGCGGCATCGCCGTCGGCATGGCGACGAACATCCCGCCGCACAATCTCGGCGAGATCATCGACGGCACGATCGCGATGATCGACAATCCGGCCATCACGCTCGACGAGCTGATGGAGTTCATCCCCGGTCCCGACTTCCCGACCGGCGCGCTGGTGCTCGGCAAGGCCGGCATCTACTCGGCCTATGCCACCGGGCGCGGTTCGATCCTGATGCGCGGCAAGGTGCATATCGAGCAGATCCGCGGCGAGCGCGAGGCGATCATCGTCACCGAGGTTCCCTACCAGGTGAACAAGGCCTCGATGATCGAGAAGATGGCCGAGCTGGTGCGCGACAAGCGCATCGAGGGCATCTCGGACATCCGCGACGAGAGCGACCGCGAGGGCTACCGCGTCGTCGTCGAGCTGAAGCGGGACGCGACCACCGACGTCATCCTGAACCAGCTCTACCGCTTCACGCCGCTGCAGACCTCGTTCGGCGCCAACATGGTGGCGTTGAACGGCGGCAAGCCCGAGCAGATGACGCTGGTCGACATGCTGCAGGCCTTCGTCGCCTTCCGCGAGGAGGTGATCAATCGCCGCACGCGCTTCCTCCTGCGCAAGGCGCGCGAACGGGCTCACGTCCTGGTAGGCCTTGCCATCGCCGTCGCCAATATCGACGAGATCATCAAGCTGATCCGCCAGGCGCCCGATCCGCAGACGGCGCGCGAGCAGCTGATGGAGCGGCACTGGGAGGCCAAGGATGTCGCGCCGCTGATCCGACTGATCGACGATCCGCGCCATCGGATTTCCGAGGCGGGCACCTACCGTCTGTCGGAGATCCAGGCGCGCGCGATCCTCGATCTGCGCCTGCAGCGACTGACGGCGCTCGGCCGCGACGAGATCGCCGACGAGCTGAACAAGATCGGCGAGGAGATCAAGGAATACCTCGACATCCTGTCGTCGCGCACCCGCATCCGCGACATCATCAAGGACGAGCTGCGCGAAGTCCGCGACGAGTTCGCCACGCCGCGCCGGACCGAGCTCACCGAGGGCGCGGCCGACATGGACGACGAAGACCTGATCCCGCGCGAGGACATGGTCGTCACCGTCAGCCATGGCGGCTACATCAAGCGCGTGCCGCTCGCCACCTACCGGGCGCAGCGCCGCGGCGGCAAGGGCCGCTCCGGCATGACGCTGAAGGGCGAGGAGGATTCGGTCACGCGCCTGTTCGTCGCCAACACCCACACGCCGATCCTGTTCTTCTCCTCGCGCGGCATCGTCTATAAGGAAAAGGTCTGGCGCCTGCCGCTGGCAACGCCCCAGTCCAAGGGCAAGGCGCTGATCAATCTCCTGCCGCTGGAGAAGGAAGAGCGGATCACCTCGATCATGCCGCTGCCCAACGACGAGGCGCAGGCGGCCGAGCTGAACGTCGTCTTCGCCACCACGCGCGGCACCGTCCGGCGCAACAAGCTGTCGGACTTCACCCAGGTGAACCGCAACGGCAAGATCGCCATGAAGCTCGACGATGCCGGCGACGAGATCCTTGCCGTCGCCACTTGCTCGGAAGACGACGACATCCTCCTGACCGCCAATTCCGGCCTCTGCATTCGCTTCCCCGTCACCGATGTGCGCGTCTTTGCCGGCCGCAATTCGGTCGGCGTGCGCGGCATGGCGCTGCCGAACGGTGACAAGCTGATCTCGATGGCGATCCTGCGCCATGTCGATGCGACGCCGGCCGAGCGCACGACATATCTGAAGATGCGCAGGGCCGTCGAAGGCGAATCTGCGGCGGTCGAAGGCGCCGAAGAGGAGATCGTCGAGGAGACGGCGGAGGAAGTGTCGCTGACGCCCGAACGCTACGGCTTCCTCAGCGCCAATGAGGAGTTCGTGCTGACGCTGAGCGAATTCGGCTATGGCAAGCGGTCCTCCTCCTACGACTTCCGCACCATCGGTCGCGGCGGCAAGGGCATCCGGGCGACCGACACGGCGCGCGCCGCCGAGATCGGCCCGCTGATCGCCGGTTTCCCGGTCGAGCCCGGCGACCAGATCCTGCTCGTCACCGATCGTGGCCAGTTGATCCGCGTGCCCGTCGAGGGCATCCGCGTCGCCGGTCGCGCGACCAAGGGCGTGACGATCTTCAAGACGGCGGAAGGGGAGCGCGTGGTCTCGGTCGAGCGCATCCCGGACCAGGGCCCAGAAGATGCCGACGGCGTTGCGGAAGGCGACGGTCCCGATACCGGACCTGCGGCCCTCCCTGGGGATGAGCCGATCGGGGAAGCACCGACCGAGCCGAACGAGGAGTAA
- the coaD gene encoding pantetheine-phosphate adenylyltransferase, which produces MTQRIALYPGSFDPMTSGHLDVLRQAMRLFDEVVIAIGVHPGKAPMFSFDERVAFIRDSVADDGGKVRVVSFDGLVIDVAADHGAVALVRGVRDGSDLDYEMQMAGMNGRMAPDIVTLFLPASPEFRPITATLVRQIAAMGGDVAPFVPTVVAQALKAKFA; this is translated from the coding sequence GTGACACAGCGTATCGCCCTCTATCCCGGCTCGTTCGACCCCATGACATCAGGGCATCTCGACGTCCTGAGGCAGGCGATGCGGCTTTTCGACGAGGTCGTGATCGCCATCGGCGTCCACCCCGGCAAGGCGCCGATGTTCAGCTTCGACGAGCGGGTGGCGTTCATTCGCGACTCTGTCGCCGACGACGGAGGAAAAGTCCGTGTCGTCTCGTTCGACGGGCTTGTGATCGACGTGGCAGCCGACCACGGTGCCGTTGCGCTCGTGCGCGGCGTGCGGGACGGCTCCGATCTGGACTACGAAATGCAGATGGCCGGGATGAACGGGCGCATGGCGCCGGACATCGTCACGCTGTTCCTGCCGGCAAGCCCCGAATTCAGGCCCATTACCGCCACATTGGTCCGCCAGATCGCGGCCATGGGCGGCGACGTCGCCCCCTTCGTTCCCACGGTCGTCGCGCAGGCGCTCAAGGCGAAATTTGCGTGA
- a CDS encoding peptidylprolyl isomerase, with amino-acid sequence MRFARIGLAAAIALATVAGPVVAAQAAETLVITTKDGEIDIALRPDLAPNHVKQIEALAKKGFYDGIVFHRVIDGFMAQTGDPTGTGAGGSDLPDLKAEFSQENFSRGTVGMARSQDPNSANSQFFIMLADGDFLNGQYTVVGKVTEGMDVVDKIKKGDPSDNGSVADPDKMLKVTVATAQ; translated from the coding sequence ATGCGTTTTGCCAGAATCGGGCTCGCTGCCGCGATTGCCCTTGCCACCGTTGCCGGGCCGGTCGTCGCGGCCCAGGCTGCCGAGACCCTCGTCATCACCACCAAGGACGGTGAAATCGACATCGCCCTGCGTCCCGATCTCGCACCGAACCATGTGAAGCAGATCGAGGCCCTGGCGAAAAAGGGCTTCTATGACGGCATCGTCTTCCACCGCGTCATCGACGGCTTCATGGCGCAGACGGGCGACCCGACCGGCACCGGCGCCGGCGGCTCCGATCTGCCCGACCTGAAGGCGGAGTTCTCGCAGGAAAACTTCAGCCGCGGCACGGTCGGCATGGCCCGATCGCAGGACCCGAATTCGGCCAACTCCCAGTTCTTCATCATGCTCGCCGACGGTGATTTCCTGAACGGCCAGTACACGGTCGTCGGCAAGGTCACCGAGGGCATGGACGTCGTCGACAAGATCAAGAAGGGCGACCCGTCCGACAACGGCTCGGTCGCCGATCCCGACAAGATGCTGAAGGTGACGGTCGCGACGGCGCAGTAG
- a CDS encoding peptidylprolyl isomerase: MAYDNPEDTLVLETTKGKVVIKLRPDLAPGHVARYKELAREKFYDGVVFHRVIDGFMAQTGDPTGTGSGGSDKPDLKAEFSAEPHKRGTVSAARTGNPNSANSQFFVCFERAPWLDKQYTVWGEVIEGMDVIDQIKKGEPVRDPDSITTMRVAADL; this comes from the coding sequence ATGGCCTATGACAATCCCGAAGACACGCTCGTCCTCGAAACCACCAAGGGCAAGGTCGTCATCAAGCTCCGGCCCGATCTCGCGCCGGGCCATGTCGCCCGCTACAAGGAACTCGCCCGCGAGAAGTTCTACGACGGCGTCGTCTTCCACCGCGTCATCGACGGCTTCATGGCACAGACGGGCGATCCGACCGGCACCGGTTCGGGCGGCTCCGACAAGCCCGATCTGAAGGCCGAGTTCTCGGCCGAGCCGCACAAGCGCGGCACGGTCTCGGCGGCGCGGACCGGCAACCCGAATTCCGCCAATTCGCAGTTCTTCGTCTGCTTCGAGCGGGCCCCCTGGCTCGACAAGCAGTATACGGTCTGGGGCGAAGTGATCGAGGGCATGGACGTCATCGACCAGATCAAGAAGGGCGAGCCGGTTCGCGACCCCGACTCGATCACGACGATGCGCGTCGCCGCCGATCTCTGA
- the queA gene encoding tRNA preQ1(34) S-adenosylmethionine ribosyltransferase-isomerase QueA has protein sequence MRVDEFDFDLPEELIALRPALPRASAKLLHVGPDGGLADHTIADLPGLLRRGDVLVFNDTRVIPARLSGLRHRGDTVARVEATLHMRLAPERWQAFLKPGKRVHVGETLRFGEAPGALSAVVAEKNEGGEALLVFDRGGPDLDAALAESGILPLPPYIASKRPVDAQDKADYQTIYAREDGAVAAPTAGLHFTDDLIERLDAAGIAREFLTLHVGAGTFLPVKAETTEAHKMHAEIGRIDAATADRLNAARAGGARIVAVGTTSLRLLESAADEDGRIQPFDAPTSIFITPGYRFRGVDALMTNFHLPRSTLFMLVSAFSGLDTMRAAYAHAIAERYRFYSYGDACLLEPAERLR, from the coding sequence ATGCGCGTCGACGAGTTCGATTTCGATCTGCCTGAGGAACTCATTGCCCTGCGTCCGGCGCTACCACGCGCCTCGGCGAAGCTTCTGCACGTCGGTCCGGACGGCGGTCTCGCCGATCACACGATCGCCGACCTCCCCGGGCTGCTCCGGCGCGGCGACGTACTGGTTTTCAACGACACCCGCGTCATCCCGGCGCGACTGTCCGGCCTTCGCCATCGCGGCGACACCGTGGCGCGCGTCGAGGCGACGCTGCACATGCGGTTGGCGCCCGAGCGTTGGCAGGCGTTCCTGAAGCCCGGCAAGCGCGTTCATGTCGGAGAGACGCTTCGCTTCGGCGAGGCGCCGGGTGCGCTTTCCGCCGTGGTCGCCGAGAAGAACGAAGGCGGCGAGGCGCTGCTCGTCTTCGACCGCGGCGGTCCCGACCTCGACGCGGCGCTGGCGGAGAGCGGCATCCTGCCCTTGCCGCCCTACATCGCATCGAAACGTCCCGTCGACGCGCAGGACAAGGCGGACTATCAGACCATCTATGCGCGAGAGGACGGCGCCGTCGCCGCCCCGACGGCCGGCCTGCACTTCACAGACGATCTCATCGAACGGCTCGATGCTGCTGGTATCGCTCGTGAATTCCTGACCCTCCATGTCGGGGCAGGGACCTTTCTGCCAGTCAAGGCCGAGACCACCGAGGCGCACAAAATGCATGCCGAGATCGGCCGCATCGATGCCGCGACGGCCGACCGGCTGAACGCCGCACGGGCAGGCGGCGCACGCATCGTCGCCGTCGGCACGACGTCGCTGCGGCTTCTGGAAAGCGCTGCGGACGAGGATGGCCGCATCCAGCCCTTCGACGCGCCGACCTCGATCTTCATCACGCCGGGCTATCGCTTTCGCGGGGTCGACGCCCTAATGACGAATTTCCACCTGCCGCGCTCGACCCTTTTCATGCTCGTCTCGGCCTTTTCCGGCCTCGACACCATGCGCGCCGCCTATGCCCATGCCATCGCAGAACGCTACCGCTTCTATTCCTATGGCGACGCCTGCCTGCTCGAACCCGCGGAGAGACTGCGTTGA